ATTTGAAAGGGTAACTGAGTATCTTAAACCAGATTACGTTCTGGTGACCAATTTCTTCCGGGATCAGCTGGATCGCTATGGTGAGATTGAAAAAGCATTCCAGGATATCTTAGAAGCCCTAGAACCATTGGATACAACTTTAATTCTAAACGCAGATGATCCACTGGTTTCAAACTTCAGGAAATTAAATAAAAAGAACATTTATTATGGGGTGACCCAAAACCAGTACAGTACCTGCCAGCAGGGAATTGTGGAATCTAGATTTTGTCCAGCATGTAGTAGCTACCTGGACTATGATTATTATAATTACGGTCAGTTAGGCGGTTACCAGTGCCCTGATTGTGGTTTTTCCAACCCTGACTATGATTACCAGATCACGGAAATAGATTACCATGACCATCAGTACCATTATCAGTTTAAAAATAAGAATCAAGAAGTGCAGGATATAACCTTTGCATATGAGGGGATATATAATGCATATAACTGTTGTGCGGCATTATCCACTGCCATGGAGGTTGGTCTTCCCCTGGATAAAGTTGCCCGTTCCATTGAAGAATTTGAATACCACCTGGGCCGTATGGAAAATTTCCAGTTCCCTGAGAAAATCGTTAAAATCGCCCTGGTGAAAAACCCCATTGGACTCAGCGAAACCATAAGCAGCATTGCCCTAGATGAACGTACAAAATCCATGTTATTTGTGCTTAATGACAACCCTGCAGATGGTAAGGATGTGTCATGGATATGGGATGCTGAAGTAGAAAAAATGGGTAATGTGAAAAACATCAAAAAGATCTACTGTTCAGGTCGCCGGGCTGAAGATATTGCACTCAGACTCAAATATGCCGGGGTGCCTGTGCAACTGGTTGAAGTGGATGACGATATGGACCGTGCCATAGGAAAGGTCTTAAATCAAGATGTAGAAATATTGTATCTCTTACCAACCTACACTGCAGTATTCCAGGCCCGTGAACTGGTACTGGCACGATTAGAAGGTTCAGGTAAGAAAATGTCACATATTCGTGAATATTTGAAGAATTTGAAGCTTCCAGGTCAATGAAGAAGAAAAATAATTATAGAAAGATTAATTAATATTTTTCGAATAATTTCCAAAAAAAATTTCCTAAAATAAAATCCTCAATAAAAAAGTATTATTCAATAATGAGAATAAATTAAAATTATTGAATTTAAACATCGTTAAATAACTTAGAATTTGAATTATCATTAAATAACTTTATACTAACAAAATAATTTGATGGGAATAACCATGGAACTGAAAATATATCACATGTACCCGGATCTTTTGAATCTCTACGGAGATCTGGGTAACGTAACCTGCCTACGTCAGCGATGCCAGTGGAGGGGTATTGATGTAGAAGTGGTGGGTTTCAGCATGAATCACGAAGCACCATTAGCTGATGGAGATCTGTTCTTCATTGGAGGAGGTTCAGATCGTGGTCAGAACATTGTCTACTCCCACCTCACAAAGTACACTCGCATAATGGGAGATTTAATCGAAGATGGCGCCCCTGTTCTGGCTATATGTGGAGGGTATCAGCTTTTAGGTGAGAAGTACATTGATGCAGATGGAAATGATGTTCCGGGTCTGGGAATATTCAATTACCATACTCGTAGCGAGGAAGGGCGGCTCATTGGAAATATAATCATTAAAAACGGTCTGGGACTTAGTCCGGAGACACTAGTGGGCTTTGAAAATCATGGTGGTCGCACCTATCATGATCACCAGTCACTGGGAAAGGTTTTGGTGGGTTATGGTAACAATGGCAAAGACCAGGAAGAAGGAATGGTTTACAAAAACTGCATCGGAACCTACCTCCACGGCCCATTACTACCTAAAAATCCTCATCTGGCGGATCATCTTATTTTAAAAGCCCTGGAGAGAAAATATGGGTTGAAAGAGTTATCTTCCCTTGAGGATCGTCAGGAATATGCAGCTCATGAAAAAGTACTGGGATTGTACTCTCCCTGATTTTTAGGGAATCCATTGATTATCAGAAGATCATTATCTCTTTCGGAATCTTTTTTAATGATATTTACATATACATAGATGTTCCTATTTGACTTTCTTTATGTAAGTCCATAAGGGCAAATATTCAAGGGAACATAGTTTTAAGTCAATTGGGAGTGTTAAAAGATCATTAAATGAATTTAATGCTCTCCAGATGTTTATAATGTTTATTAGTTAATACAATGTTTAAAATCTTTTTAAGGAGATGGTTTGTCTGTCTAAATATATAGTGGTTACTGGTGGTGTTGTAAGTTCAATTGGAAAAGGAATAACAGCTGCTTCTATTGGGAGAATTTTAAGGTCGTATGGTGTGGATGTAACCGCCATTAAAATTGACCCATATCTTAACTGGGATTCAGGTACCCTAAATCCCTACCAGCATGGTGAAGTCTTCGTTACTGAGGATGGTATGGAAACCGACCTGGATCTGGGACATTACGAACGTTTCCTGGATGTGAACCTCTCTGGAAAATCCAACATCACCACAGGTAAGGTTTATTCCTCGGTTATTGATCATGAACGTAAAGGTGATTATCTGGGTTCCTGTGTGCAGATCATACCCCATATAACCAATAAGATCAAGGACATGGTGCGTAAGATCGCTGCCGAAAGCCAGGCCGATGTGGTCCTGGTGGAAGTAGGGGGAACTGTGGGGGATATTGAAAGCCAGCCCTTCCTGGAGGCATTACGGCAACTTCGAAATGAGGAAGGACATGATAATGTAATGTTTGTCCATGTGACTTACGTGCCCTACCTGAGGGCTGCAGGTGAGTTCAAGACCAAACCCACCCAGCACAGTACCAAGGAGCTTAGGAGCACCGGTATTATTCCAGACATGATTATCTGCCGTTCAGAATTATCCATTGATCAGCCCCTTAAAAACAAGATAGCTCATTTCTGTGATGTTGAAAGGGAAGCTGTTATTAACACTCCGGATGTAGCATCCATTTATGAAGTTCCACTGATCATCAACCAGGAAAACGTTGGAGAGTACATTATTAACCGGATAAAAATAGATGCAGGT
The Methanobacterium sp. Maddingley MBC34 genome window above contains:
- a CDS encoding UDP-N-acetylmuramyl tripeptide synthase (PFAM: Domain of unknown function (DUF1727); Mur ligase middle domain), which codes for MIAGKAASFILRKILKSSASAMPGKVAMTIYPDILGVVNDRCQNKILITGTNGKTTTNNLLNFILRREFTSVLSNLRGANMPQGLVSAFLHDRKKEYDWGVFEVDEGSFERVTEYLKPDYVLVTNFFRDQLDRYGEIEKAFQDILEALEPLDTTLILNADDPLVSNFRKLNKKNIYYGVTQNQYSTCQQGIVESRFCPACSSYLDYDYYNYGQLGGYQCPDCGFSNPDYDYQITEIDYHDHQYHYQFKNKNQEVQDITFAYEGIYNAYNCCAALSTAMEVGLPLDKVARSIEEFEYHLGRMENFQFPEKIVKIALVKNPIGLSETISSIALDERTKSMLFVLNDNPADGKDVSWIWDAEVEKMGNVKNIKKIYCSGRRAEDIALRLKYAGVPVQLVEVDDDMDRAIGKVLNQDVEILYLLPTYTAVFQARELVLARLEGSGKKMSHIREYLKNLKLPGQ
- a CDS encoding putative glutamine amidotransferase (PFAM: CobB/CobQ-like glutamine amidotransferase domain), coding for MELKIYHMYPDLLNLYGDLGNVTCLRQRCQWRGIDVEVVGFSMNHEAPLADGDLFFIGGGSDRGQNIVYSHLTKYTRIMGDLIEDGAPVLAICGGYQLLGEKYIDADGNDVPGLGIFNYHTRSEEGRLIGNIIIKNGLGLSPETLVGFENHGGRTYHDHQSLGKVLVGYGNNGKDQEEGMVYKNCIGTYLHGPLLPKNPHLADHLILKALERKYGLKELSSLEDRQEYAAHEKVLGLYSP
- a CDS encoding CTP synthase (PFAM: Glutamine amidotransferase class-I; CTP synthase N-terminus~TIGRFAM: CTP synthase), whose protein sequence is MVCLSKYIVVTGGVVSSIGKGITAASIGRILRSYGVDVTAIKIDPYLNWDSGTLNPYQHGEVFVTEDGMETDLDLGHYERFLDVNLSGKSNITTGKVYSSVIDHERKGDYLGSCVQIIPHITNKIKDMVRKIAAESQADVVLVEVGGTVGDIESQPFLEALRQLRNEEGHDNVMFVHVTYVPYLRAAGEFKTKPTQHSTKELRSTGIIPDMIICRSELSIDQPLKNKIAHFCDVEREAVINTPDVASIYEVPLIINQENVGEYIINRIKIDAGEQDLTEWENVVESLKQDSYQVSVGIIGKYVELEDAYMSIRESLKHAAAYLGIKVNIEWIQAENTVDEEKISHLDSLLIPGGFGERGISGKLDAVRYSLQNNVPLFGICLGMQCMVIEFARLEGFKGAHSTEFDKETPYPVIDLMEEQKKIKNMGGTMRLGSYPCKLKEGTMAHEAYGQDEVSERHRHRFELNNDYRDVLKEKGLIISGTSPDDFLVEMIELEDHPWFLGCQFHPEFKSRPNNAHPIFVSFLRAALENHKLKSGN